A window of Acipenser ruthenus chromosome 32, fAciRut3.2 maternal haplotype, whole genome shotgun sequence genomic DNA:
TCCCCTCTTGTTTTGAAGCACACAAATCGAACACAAGGTTCTAAAGGCTCGCTAAGTCGCTGCTGCAGCCGGACACCTCGAGTCTTGTGTGCATCTAAAACTGCAAAAATTATATGGAACTGTATGATTTTAAACATACCATAAGCGTTTTCAAAACAGTTTGCATATCATATATAAAATTAACCGAATAGCTCccttagtaaaataaaaaatacttatatTTGCAAATTTTGCAATGCGCAATTTCTTTTGGCAAAAAAAGTTGTTTCTCGTATTAAAAGACTGATCAATTCATTGCTCATATTTTTTGTCCCTCAAAATAacctcgtgttttttttttaaatattcatattctctaaaaaaaaaaaaaaaaaaaaaaaaaagttgtggccatttcataaattcataaaagcaaacaaacgCTAGTCTAGTGTTTCCATGTGGGCAAACGTGTATTTTTAACTCGTGGTCCTGTTGCGGTACAGCAAGTGTATTCAGTTATTCTGTCCGCGGGTGTGTACTATATCTAGATAGAGGCTGTCGAGTGGTTTAATGTACGCCGCTTTCACATGGGTATTCAGTTCAGACGCGTGTTGTAAGTAAAAACCCGCAACGAGCTCTCTCAGCGCGAGATGATTTTCCACTAAACTGCAATCGACAGAAGGGTATTTCTGCACGAAGGCGGCTCTTTTATCAGATATGAATATGTCACGTCAGCATATGCATGCTTCATATCTCGAGCGTGCGTGCATGCAGGGTTAGAATCGATGCGTTTTTGCAGGGGCGGTGGAGTTTGCGCGCTGCTATAAGTTGATAGTTTAAACAATAGTCATTGTTTCAGGACGAATTCTGCTATATATACAACTTGAGTTTCTCACTTTATTAACGGTTTGTCTTGTTTAGAAAAAAAGTTGGCTTTCAAAATCAGGGCATTCGCGTTCAGAGCAAACATTGGACTCCCCTGCCTTCCAATGACGACACAAACAATGTAATAATTACTATGggagttgttgcacctttaatggaactatcgCGGGGTGGCAGAAATAAACTTGAACTTCAATGGAAATCGAATCCCAGGTAGCCCTACGTGTGCAATCGCACTCATGTTAAGATTCTTAGTGTTCCTGTACTTGTATTAATGGGAGCGCTATCTTCAAACAACAACATCACCTTTTAATAAGGATCACATCTCATGATTCTCAACAACACACCGAAGAAGACTGCACCTGTTCAAATTCTTTTTCAcagacacatttattattattattattattattattattattattattattattattattattattattattattattaaatgtacaattattcaaatacagtgactattattagtattacagcAAGGCAAAATATGGGTTTCCTATCATCCATAATTAAAAGATGCattctacattgacagacaacattcagaatactgtatttacgtattttcggGCGGATTGATTtagaacagtgattaaacatggTTTGAAAGAGgacattcataagaacataagaagaacataagaacgtttacaagtgagaggaggccattcagcccatcttgctcgtttggttgttagaagcttattgatcccaaaatctcatcaagcagcttcttgaaggatcccagggtgtcagcttcaacaactcgTTTACCAGAGATTTAAGCCCTCGTATTGGCCAATCATGTTAAAGGAAATTTCCCAtccattttctattttttaaaaaagagaattgCTTTGTTGGAACGAGGGAGGATACAAAGTGAATGACCGGCACCGGTAACTACAATGACACAAAAATGAAGGTTGTAACATCTGCAAATCTTAATGTGAAGGATGTCatcactgttatttttttttccaaagttgCATACTCCTGTCTTCTGAGCAGTTTGACCGGCTGTACCAACTATTCCTCCGCCACTGCTCCCGGCGTGTACTAGCCTGATACGAAATCATACTGATATATATCATCGAGCCCCTGGTCTTTAGCCATTGACGATTTACAGACACcaagaaaacctgcaggattgtggctctccaggaccagggctggtcACCCCTGCGATACAGCAAACGTGCAGCTTCtatcaaataaataattgtaaatatttgtacaatatttttaaatgaaattaatcAGGATATAATGATTTGTATGGGgtgtttcaattatttttaaatgactgattgcacacagtatatttaattatttttatgctattaaaaatatttattggaTATATTCAAGTATATAATGCAAGGCGGTGCTGCTATTTGCATGTCGAATTATTCAGCGCTACGAGGGACAGTGCAGTTACACAGAAGTGTGTGCTACATGGCACAGGTGTTTCTAATAATCTGTCCAGCCCCGGTCTTCATTTCCGTCGCCCACGCGCCTCGAACTGCAAACTGGCGTACTGCACGTCATCCTGCACCTgccaaaaaaagttttgtttttttttcgacttgttgCTGTACTTTCATATAGTATTGACAAATGAAAGGAATATAGGTCTGTTCAAAAGAAGCCGTGTGATATTGTCATTAATTCATATTAATTCACTGGAATTTGACAGGGGGAAAAAAGTATTTTAGGGCCCTATTCTCACTTGGTTTACGCGCTGATTACGCGCTGGAAGAAGGGCTTACAAGTAAACCAAGTGAGAAGGCCCTTAGCTaagatgtaattacattttaatacctataagtgtatgtatgtatgcatgtgtttGTATACGTGTATATGTATTTAGACCTAATGAGAAAATGacgcaacaacaacaacaacaataataataataataataataataataataataataataataataataataataatactgtaccgcTGATCTTATCTTCGGTCTAGCATGCCTTCCACCAGAACCTGTGTTTTCACATTGCCCTGTgaaaaaatatcattttaaacatcatttcaattttgaaaaaaagctcATTAGCAGGGTATGTAAAACCTCGTATCACGTACCTGTGGTTTGTTTCTTAGACCTGACAGGTGTTTGTTTGACGTCCTCCCTGTAACGTAAATCTATGTTAAACACTAGAGTAAACAAGCAAACACCTCTCCATGATATTCATACAATCGGAACACATCGATCTGTGGGTTCAAAACAAGAATCAACATGGTAATGTATTATAAATACTATCCTAAATGTCTATCAGAAAAGTGAATGTGAACAATATGAACCCTGGCTTCAATATTCATGGAACCtgtgataaataaaacacatacatgcGTAAAATATAGATTTATCAATCGATTGGCATTCAGtccgattatatatatatatatatatatatatatatatatatatatatatatatatatatatatatatatatatatatatacaccaaatACTTCGTTTTGTTTCGTGGTAAATGGGTTATAATTCTAATGATATaagattacaataaataaataaatgagctaCTTCACACTATTCGGTGTAGGCTACTTATAACTAATAaagcaatattttaataaatacttaCCGTTCATTTGCCAAATACGCATCTGTATGgcacaaaaaaacacatgaatttatttaaaaatctttTGTAGTGTTGTTCTATTTAGAATAGCTTGTTAATAATACctattaattgtactgtaattcttcatatgttttttttttgtatacaagtgtaagtcgccctgggtaagggtgcctgctaagaattaaataataataataataataataataataataataataataataataataataataataataataataaaaggttacCTGGTTTATTCTGTCTTCGATAGCATATTACCAGTGTAACTAACAAAGTAATTAGAAGAAATGAAGCTCCCGCCAGCGACCCATAGAGGAAGAGTGGACACGCACCGCTCCCTGTAACACAGTTAAACAGGTGAAAAGAGAACCGCGCACCGGTACTGTATACCGCTTCAGTACAATAGTGCTGCTGACACGAGGGATGCATTAAGAGGCGCAAGAAGATGCGGCGCCTTCAGGATTCTGATCATTTTCAAGATCCTCTTTCAGAGAAGATTCTTTGGTCGCGCTTTATTTGAACGGGCACTTGTTTTAGTTTATTACCCAGTAGCAGCGCTGGTTACACATCAGAAATGGTCCTGCGTGTTAATTATATTGAGTAACCTGCACTGTAGACATTTCAAAGCATATTTAAAAGTGCCTTTAAAAAGACTTAATctaatttcaatgtatttatttacgtatgtacagtatgtatgtatttaaccgggagatgtacccattgagactgaGGCTTCATTTACAAGAGGGTCCCGGAAAACAACAAAAGGACAATTGCAAAGTACAAACAACACCATACAAACATGTGCGGTTCAAACTTAGTGAGCTGCATACAGAGATCAAGCACAGAGTCAATAAGACTTAGATCTGTTTGTGAATGTacgaaggagaagcattggcagcagAGTCTAAGCAATTCACAAATCCGCTCTTAAAGCAAGAGAAAGAAAGATGATTAGATTCCATCTTCATGATACGATGGAAACAGTTCCACGTCTTCGGGAGTTGATATAATTCTCATGTTACACTGGCTATTCGACTCGTTGAGAACCCGGAAGTGTGGATGCGATGTTTGCTGGACattagattactttttaaaaggtaAATTGATCTTAAACAAACACATGTATTGCCTGCAAAAGACATATTTGACTGCAATTTAAATCTTGTACTTCAAGGATGAATAAAAGaattgatcacaaaaaaatgTTCAGGTTTATAACTCTTACCGGTCTTGCTCACGCTTTTGCTCATATTGCGCCCGCTCTCTGTTTCCACTACACACGTGCACACGGCCCCGCTGCTCCAGATCTCCTCCGGGATGGTGATCTGATTCTTGATAAATTCCGGAGTGTACTCAGTGGAATCTCCGGACCCGGAGTCAGTCAGTACGTGTTTGACATCTCCTTTGATGAGCCAGTAGACACGAGCCTGCTCGGATACCCCGAACACCAGACACACTAAAGTAGCGGCGCCGCTGGACTTGACTTCTCCGTCTGACTCTGAAGGGGTGAGGATTTCAATATAAGCGCGGTCATCGGAGCGTTCTGTAATGGAAACAATAAGAGCGACTTAAATATATAAAACGTTAAGAACAACATGCCGGACAATTACGTTATATACAATTACGTTATAACCTATAACACGTTGAAGTCATAGCTGGACtttatcagagaattctacagagATGTATGCTGTTCTTGAAGAAGGCTGTACAGCCAAACACCGACTTCAAGCTCAAAACCAGCCCAATGTTCAATATTGACACAGTGGAGACTCACGATATATTTACTCTCCATGTTAGCCTCCGACCCGCTGCAACATCACCTCACTGCCcttaaagcaaaaacatttcatcacaataaaacattatttcaaaAACCATAATTATTCAATACCTTTTTTACTTACTTCGTACTACTAACGTGGATCCATTGCCCAAGTATATAGCTGAGCTGCTAATCAAACCGCAATAGTAAGTCCCGGAATCGTTCACCTGCGCGTTGTTTAGGTTCAGGGAACAGGTTTTCTCGATTTCGTCGCCTGCAAAGCTGCCACCGGGTTTAATACTTTGATACGTTTCCAGGGTCGGGATGCTCTTGGACCGCAGTTTGAACCAGATGACAGTGAAACACTTTCCAATCATGTCCTCGATATCGCAGGTCAAGTTTATGCTGCTCCCGACCTCGGCTCTGACTAAGGGCGGGTATTGGAACAGTCCTGCATCTGCAACTGAaacgagaaaaaaagaaaaacgaagaGCCTACTGTTTATATTTCTAAAcaccccaataataataataataataataataataattattattattattattattattattattattattattattattattattattattattattattattattgaaggaGTTTCTTTTGGTTTTCCAAAGAGCAATAACATGGCCAACCAAAACATTTTAGGAATCTACTtggtaaaaggaaaaaaataatttgacctaaaactttgtaatttcattttttttaatgaataaatacaaaaaagtgtaaatcggtcataattatatatatatatatatatatatatatatatatatatatatatatatatatatatatatatatatatatatatatatatatagtatctaaatgtaataataataataataataataataataataataataataataataataataataataatacctcaaACTGTAGAGAGGTATTTAATCTTTttgattaaataatacattgaaatcgTATTCTGTATAAATTGTACCGCgccgtaaaaaaataaatcatgtaggttaaatgaaactaaaaaaaaactataagtaataataatatacaaaagaGTAATATAAAAGTGAAACACACATTTGTTGTGCGATGTTAGAATATAAACAGTAAAGCCACGCTTACCTTGGAGCGTGTAGAATAGCAGAATGAGCCGGAGCAGCATGGTGGAAGTTCACAGCAAGGCTGGCGAGGATGTTGTGTGTGTGATCCGCACTGCAGACACTATCAGTGAACAGGGCAAGAAGAGGGGCTGCAACAGACAAGCCAGGAAGTGCAGACATTGTATACAGTTCCCGCTGCAAGGTCCTTCACTACCACAAGATTACATTTTTATACGTAGTCTAGTTATTTGTGTACAAATACATGCAACACAAATCTCTATTCATACACCAATATTAATATTCAAACAAAATGCTTATTAATTCCAGTCTCTATTCTAAAACTCCGCCTGATTCACCTTGGTGTCAAAGCcgtttcttttttgtaaaatgaaatacaaattggcttacatttctttttttagaagTCTGTTTTTATAGTGTAAACAAACGCGTATTATAAAGAAGGGCTGTGTCGTGCTTCGTGTAACATCTACGGATTGTAAGAATGAACACACCGCTACATCTCCTGCTGTCAGACATTTCAGCACAAATAACCACCCTGTAGCCATCATCCTCCGGAACTTTGCTTTTGAAAGACAATTTGTTTGTAACAGTTTGCTTACCACgctgctttttccatccaactGAAAAATTACTTGTAGTCTTATTTGTTTTGAATTAATTAATCACTTTTTTTGTGCACttacctttttcatttttatttgttccttttggtacacagcatcTTTCCTTTTTGAGACAATATTTGGAACAGGCACCTTTGGCAGTAATTACAACCatgagtctctaccagctttgcacattatgtgacttctaaagacaattggttgcaccttaGGTGTCTCATAgcaaaggaggtgaatacttatgcagtcaattattttctgttttgtgtttgtaattaatttagaacactttgtagattttatttttcactttgacattatggacttttttgtgttgatcagtggcaaaaactcctaattaaatcaattttgattccatgttgtaacacaataaaaatataaaaatgtggaaaactccaagggggatgaatacttttgagagccattgtatatgtgtgtgtatatatatatatatatatatatatatatatatatatatatatatatatatatatatatatatatatatatatatatagtcgtgtgcaaatgtattagaacaccccattgcttctgtagttttgatttgttgtgcatatgaaatcaaaccactgtaactgaaaatcttggaaaattgtcaaaataggcaaatgagTGATTCTCTAATTCCATTGATGACTTCAATAGCCCCACATGCTATTTAACATAGTAAGGGAAAAGGAACACATACTTTTTAGAAgatgtttaagatgcctaattaaagcaaaAAGCGGTCGgacattttcacacacagagTGCCTA
This region includes:
- the LOC117968731 gene encoding uncharacterized protein LOC117968731 gives rise to the protein MLLRLILLFYTLQVADAGLFQYPPLVRAEVGSSINLTCDIEDMIGKCFTVIWFKLRSKSIPTLETYQSIKPGGSFAGDEIEKTCSLNLNNAQVNDSGTYYCGLISSSAIYLGNGSTLVVRKRSDDRAYIEILTPSESDGEVKSSGAATLVCLVFGVSEQARVYWLIKGDVKHVLTDSGSGDSTEYTPEFIKNQITIPEEIWSSGAVCTCVVETESGRNMSKSVSKTGSGACPLFLYGSLAGASFLLITLLVTLVICYRRQNKPDAYLANEREDVKQTPVRSKKQTTGQCENTGSGGRHARPKIRSAVQDDVQYASLQFEARGRRK